In Rubidibacter lacunae KORDI 51-2, the DNA window TTTGCGATCCTGGCATTTTTCATGCTTTCAACACTTTTTTTGACTCGAAACGAAGGACTTCCCGTCAATTTGCCGAATGCTGAAAATGCAAGCCCGGTCAATGAAATTGACTTCACCGTATCTCTTCAAGAAGATGGTACTTTAGCTCTTAACAGCAAACCCATCGCGATTGATGAACTACGACCGGCGATTGAGGAAATGCTGCAAGCTGGAGATATAGGGATTGTGCGCATTGAGGCGGATAAGAAGGTTTTTCACGAGCGTGTCATTGAGGTAATGGACCGTTTGCGAACTCTTGAGGGAATACAACTGGGTATTGCGACTGAGTCGTTCCAAAACTAGAGTATTTGGGAGTGTTCCTGGTTTGGTGGAGCCTAACAAAAGATTATTGAATCTCATGAGGTATCCACTGAAATGGATTCCAAAAACTGGACAGCCAAAATGAACGTCTAAGTTCCGAGTAACTCAAAGTTTGAAAGGGTTCGTTCATAGGCAATAGACGGAAACATTAAGGGTTCCAGTTCAAGGCCAAGGTGGCATTGGATGCCGTCCGAGGTGTAGAACCCATTGCGGCATTGGCTAGTCAGTGCAAAGTTTGCCCCACGATGATTAATAACTGGAAGCGACAGTTATCAGAGGAAACTGACTCTTTGTTCGACAGGAATACGAAAGCCAAGAGAGAGGAGGACGGCCAGCAAGCTCAGATTGACGAGCTCTATCGTCAGATTGAGAAGTTAAAAGTCGAGCGAGATTTCAGCCGACAGGTCAGAACGGTTGGACTGAGTTGCGAAAGGTCTTGCTCGTAGTCGATCGTCCAGGCCCGAGCATTGTTCGACAATACCAATCATTGGGAGTGCCCCGTTCGAGCTTCTATCATCAAGTCAAGGAGGTTGCCAATGAAGAATTAATCTTGCTGAGATTGATTGACCAACAGTACTTGGAAACTCCTTTCTATGGGAGCCGCTGCATAGCTGTCATCCTGCACAAACGGGTCCAGCTGTTAATGCGCCAATTAAGGTTTGAGGCCGTCTAAACCAAGCCCAAACTGACACGATTCAACCCAGGGCGTCAAGTTCGACCCTATTTGCTTCGGGAGCTAGCCATTACCCAGTCAAACCAAGTTTGGTGCACTGACATCACATACCTGCGGGCTCTAAAGGGAAGTTTCTACTTAATAGTCATGATGGATTGGTTGTGACGTAGGACTTTTCCCATCACTACTTATAGATTGCCACCCCCATGCCATCCTTCACCCCCATATCAATCCCTATTCCGTTTCCAGCAGCAATTGCGCCACATCGTCGGCAATTTGATTTGCCGCTATGATATTGCGCCCGACAGCCCATACCTCACCTCTGACTTCGTAAACGCGCTCCTGTTGGACGGCACCCAACTTCGACCAAAGGGGATCGCGAACGAATTCATCGAGAGAGGTAACGCCATCGCGGCTCGGAGAGTAAACCAAAAAGATCGTATCGCCATCGAGGCTTGCTAAGTCTTCGCGTGAGGCCCGAGCCGCCCAACGACGCGGACGAGCTTGGGCGGATGGACGGGAGAAGCCTATATCTTGGAGGACAGAACCTGAGAAGCTATTGGCCGTGTAGAAATACGGTTCCCCTTGGAGAATGCCAATAATCGAAACCGTTGTGTCTTCAGGATTGCCTAAACGCGATCGTATTGCAGCAATTTTTCGGTCATGCTCCGCTAAGAGTTGTTCGGCCTCGGCAGTTTTCCCAAGCGCTTCAGCATACAACCTAAAGTTTTCGGCCCACTCCCCCGATCGCCCGCTGCCCTCTGTTAGGACGACTGGGGCAATGCGGCTGAGGGGCTTGTAGATCGATTTGATGCCAATTGTGCTGCCCAGGATCAAATCGGGCTTGAGCTTCAGAATTGCTTCGAGATTGGGAGCATTGCCCTGACCCACAACTTCAATCCCATCCGTCCGATCTCCCAGATAGGCAGGAAACCCCTCACCATAGACAATCGAACCAATCGGTTTGGTGCCTAGAGCCAAGGCCGCATCCAACGGGGCGGTGTCGAGGACTACGACGCGCTGAGGAGTTTCGGGGACCTCCACGGGGCCGATTGCATCGACGACAGTACGCGACGGTCCCATCGGCAAGGCACGATCGCTCGGAGGCGATATCCCCAAACAACCAGACAAAACGACCACGGCACAACAAGACGCTAAGGCAAGGGCAATCGCGCGCCGCCAACGCCTCCGTAACCAATACAGTTGACCGCTCTCTACCAATACTGCTTTAGAAATCAAGGGCATACCGAATACTGAATAGACGACCGGTACCGGCAAAACGACGATTTTCCGCTCCACCGATCCGCTCCTGAGAGCTGACCGGTAAGTATTGCTGGTTGAGCAGGTTTTCGATACCAAATTCCAAGCGGCCATTGCGACCGAGGTCTAGAGTGCTAATGAAATCCACGAGAACGTAGCCATCTACTTCAAAGGAATCCACTTCATCCTCAAAAGCACGGTCGCGATCGGCAATGAACAAGGATTGCAAGCGATTTTGCCAACCAGGCAAGGTTTCGTTCTCGATGTATACGGTTGCGGATAACGGCTGTACGTTAACGGAGCTCAAGGCAACAAAGTTCCCATCATCATCAGGATCGAAATCTCCTTCATTCCAAGTGAGGATACTCCCAACACGCCATTTATCGGCAGGTTGCCAATCCACAGTGAATTCGATGCCATAGTTGCGCTGTGGGGCACGTTGAACTACAGTGAAACCAGTTTCCGGATCTCTAATCAGCGCCGATCCTAGGTTGGAAACATTGTAAAATCCAGCGAAAGTAAATTGCACATCGCCCCAGTCGCCGCGAACTCCTAATTCAAAGTTGTTAACTTTTTGGGACTCAAGGGCAATTGTATTTTCGATATCCGTACCCTCTGGCAAGAAGCCAAGGACGCCATCCAAGCCAGGGAGAGAAAAGCCCTGAGAGAAGTTAAAGAATGCCTCGATATTAGAATTCGCTCGGTAGACGATACCGGCATTAAAGGTGACATCATCATCCTTAACCGTTCCCCCTTCAATCTCGGGAGGCGGGCCGACGATGGCTGCGGGTGAAAATGGCGATGCCGTGTAGGTATCTACATTGGCTCTGATATTTTCATATCGCAAGCCGCCATTGAAAAGCCAGCGATCGCTGATATCCCAACGTCCCTGTGCGAACAGGCCCAGATTTTCCAGGGTGTAGAAGGGGGTTTGGGTTGGGCGGGCTGTGACAATTGCTCTGCGATCGATATCGAAGGCATCGGGATCGATGTCATTAAACAAAGCTTCGTTTTCCTCACGGGCAAAATCTACGCCCCAGAGTAAACTGAAGCGCTCGCTCAATTCCGTATCAATCTGCAGGCGCGTACCAAATTCTTGGTTTTCGAGATTGGTCTGGAAGACTCTGGGGGCTTCGGGGAAGAGGTTGGGTGGGAAGAAGGGACGGATGTCGTTAGTGATCTGCGTAAGGTCGGTATCCCGATAGTAAATTTGGAAGCCCAGTTGGGAATTGATAATATCCTCATGTTTGTAAGCTAAAGAGATATTCGTGACTGTTTGATCGGGCGAGTCATCATAGTCGATTTCACCAACCCGTAGTGCTCTAGCCTTCTGAAGCCCTTCAATTTCAAAGACAATTGGGTCGAAAATAAACTCACTATCAAAGTCATTATTAAAGATATTGAAGCTAAAATCTAAGCGTTGATTTTCATTAATTTCAATACCAGCTTTGGCTAAAAAGTTAAGGGTTTCATTTTCGTTGGAGAGACCGTTGGGTGGAATGCGATCGCCCTCAGCATCAAACGTCGATTGTTCTGTATCAAAGGCACCGTTAATCAGGAAGTCAAAGCGACCTTCACGACCAGAAAGGCCATAATCAAGTTTGTAACCGAAGCCTCCCTCGTTGAGGCGGCGAAAATCTGGGCGCAGCGTAACTGCAGCGGTAGACCGAATGCCCTCATCAGCAGGTTTTCGCGTGATGATGTTGACGGTGCCGCCAGTAGCTCCGTCGCCGTAGACAGCGTTGGGGCCGCGAATAACTTCGATACGCTCGATTGCCGAAGGATCGATACTGGAAAACTCGGTCCCAAAAGACGTATTGGTGTTTTGGGGAATGCCATCAATCAGGATGAGGGCTTCCCGGCCCCGCAGGCTTTGGGCGCGGGTACGCCCTTCAGGGTTGGGTGGTCCAAAGCCGGGCACGAGTTTCCCCAGCAAGTCAGAGAGGTCGTTGCTTAAGATAGATTCCTTCTCAATTGTTTCGCGATCGATGACGGTGATGGAGCGGGGGACATCGCGAATATCCTCTTCGCGACGCGTTGCTGAAACCACCACCTGAATGGCGTCGTCATCGTCGGTGGAAGCAATTGCCTGGCTGGGAATCACGTTAAAGTTGAGGCCTCCAGCTGCAGCACTCAATTGCACTTCAGGTGGTGCTTCAGCCCCTGTAATTGCTACTTGCACTCCACCGTCGGGCAAGTTGAAGATCTGGATTAAGGCAATGCCATCAGCCGGATCGAATTGTTCGGATGCGGCGCCGCTGGGCAAGTCCAGCGTGGCATCGGGAATAGTGGTGATGATGGCATTGCCGACGATTTCCGGCGGATCGGCAATGATGACGCCATCGGACACCAGCACAACTGATAGGCCATCAGGTGTGTTTACCACGCGGAAGTCAGTAATTACGCTCGTGTTAGTC includes these proteins:
- a CDS encoding ExbD/TolR family protein, whose translation is MRVWDDESEETLEVNILPMIDVIFAILAFFMLSTLFLTRNEGLPVNLPNAENASPVNEIDFTVSLQEDGTLALNSKPIAIDELRPAIEEMLQAGDIGIVRIEADKKVFHERVIEVMDRLRTLEGIQLGIATESFQN
- a CDS encoding ABC transporter substrate-binding protein, which translates into the protein MPLISKAVLVESGQLYWLRRRWRRAIALALASCCAVVVLSGCLGISPPSDRALPMGPSRTVVDAIGPVEVPETPQRVVVLDTAPLDAALALGTKPIGSIVYGEGFPAYLGDRTDGIEVVGQGNAPNLEAILKLKPDLILGSTIGIKSIYKPLSRIAPVVLTEGSGRSGEWAENFRLYAEALGKTAEAEQLLAEHDRKIAAIRSRLGNPEDTTVSIIGILQGEPYFYTANSFSGSVLQDIGFSRPSAQARPRRWAARASREDLASLDGDTIFLVYSPSRDGVTSLDEFVRDPLWSKLGAVQQERVYEVRGEVWAVGRNIIAANQIADDVAQLLLETE
- a CDS encoding TonB-dependent receptor; translated protein: MQVAITGAEAPPEVQLSAAAGGLNFNVIPSQAIASTDDDDAIQVVVSATRREEDIRDVPRSITVIDRETIEKESILSNDLSDLLGKLVPGFGPPNPEGRTRAQSLRGREALILIDGIPQNTNTSFGTEFSSIDPSAIERIEVIRGPNAVYGDGATGGTVNIITRKPADEGIRSTAAVTLRPDFRRLNEGGFGYKLDYGLSGREGRFDFLINGAFDTEQSTFDAEGDRIPPNGLSNENETLNFLAKAGIEINENQRLDFSFNIFNNDFDSEFIFDPIVFEIEGLQKARALRVGEIDYDDSPDQTVTNISLAYKHEDIINSQLGFQIYYRDTDLTQITNDIRPFFPPNLFPEAPRVFQTNLENQEFGTRLQIDTELSERFSLLWGVDFAREENEALFNDIDPDAFDIDRRAIVTARPTQTPFYTLENLGLFAQGRWDISDRWLFNGGLRYENIRANVDTYTASPFSPAAIVGPPPEIEGGTVKDDDVTFNAGIVYRANSNIEAFFNFSQGFSLPGLDGVLGFLPEGTDIENTIALESQKVNNFELGVRGDWGDVQFTFAGFYNVSNLGSALIRDPETGFTVVQRAPQRNYGIEFTVDWQPADKWRVGSILTWNEGDFDPDDDGNFVALSSVNVQPLSATVYIENETLPGWQNRLQSLFIADRDRAFEDEVDSFEVDGYVLVDFISTLDLGRNGRLEFGIENLLNQQYLPVSSQERIGGAENRRFAGTGRLFSIRYALDF